taaaaaatacatctattgaggtataactgacaaacaaTAAAGTACAAACAAAGGTGCACAATTTCATGATTGCTGACATATGTATAATGCATGAAAGCACAAGCATCACCAAGGCAATGAAAACATCCATCAGCCCCCACTCATCTTCAATCTAGAACACTGCTCCTGTCCCTCCCCATCTCTGTTTTTCATGATATTGACTTTTAGGAAAGCTTAAGGTCACTTGTCTGGTGGTGTCCCCCATTCTAGATTTGCCTAATTGTTTCTTCATAATTTGATTCCCACTGAACATTTTTGTCCAGGACATCACATGGGCAATGTAGAGTTCCTCCCACTGCATCCCATTAGGGACACAGAACATCACTTTGGGCACCTGGTTCAAGAGGTGTCTGTGAATGTCATGATGAAGGTCCCTTTCCCTGTCATCATCACAAGTGGTCTGTCTCTGGTACCCTGTTCCTTAACAAAGGCTTTGACCACCCGTGAGGATTCTTGCTGGCTCAGTGATGGCATTGTGGGTAGCAGATGGTGGTTCTCTAATTCTGCACAACTACACTTCACAGTTGGCATCTTCTCTAAAGAAGACCTTTCCTTCCCTGACTCCCGCTCCTGTGTTTTTAAAGGCACCCTTGGGTTCATGAATTCTTTTCCTCCATCCAATGTGTGTAACCCAATATCTTCCTTTTTGAGGTCCAAAGTGTGCTGCAATGTGCCAGTAGAGCCCTTCACCCTGCCTCTGCATCCTTCTGGGTCCTAATTAGTTTTCAAGTACATCACTGCTGTCAGATATGAGCTTTCATTCTACTTCTTTCCTGAGAGTGGACCCAGAGCCAAGCATTTCTCCATGACACCCTGACTGACTTTATTGGTGAAGGACATTGAAAAATCAAGATCTGGGGAAGTAAACCCTTTTCCATGTTTGATGTAAAACATTTGAGGGTGTACATGTTAAGAACTATGAAGGATCTGAATCAGCTAACTTTTGAGCTTGACAGCTCCTAGGGACAGTTTGGATGAAGTGGACCAGGGGGAGGGAATCAAGCTTCCTCTAGCCCCCAAACTATTataccaataataataacaacgacAAAGGTCATCTTAACACACGCCCCTCGGGTCAGCCTTAGGGTGTAGTGGGACTGTAAGTACCAGGGGGCCCCCTCATCACATTTCACTTCAAAACATGCTCACTGAGGAATACGTTCTCTGTTCTCTGTCATGGGACTCAGAGTTGGAGAGAAAAGGCATACACCCTGTGGCAGAAAGGAATCTCTGTCCTAAGGCCTGGCTTCCTTGTCTTGTCGCTCCCGCCTCATGCCACTTCTGCCCGCCTTGGGGTCTTCATGAGCTCACCTGCCCAGTGGCTCAGTAAACTCAGGCCTGCCTCTTCTCTGGCCGAAGTTGCTACAGGGTACaggggagagatgggggtgggggtggaagccCAGGAACTGCTGGGTAGTGCAGGTGCAGGCACAGGGTGGTGTCTTTGTTCTTTCACtcatccctccccgcccccttcctCCCCGGAAACCAGTAACTTTGCCACCACCCGTATTGGAGGTGCTGAGCCGTGGGGggccaggcccagggaggggtgGGAGTAAAGGGGGCTGCCGCAGCTGTGTTGGGCCATAAATCAGGCTGACCCCTTGGCTCAGGGCAGGATGCCTGCAACTTTGGCTTCTGTACCAGCAGGTCTGAGCAGAAGTGACAACTACACGGATCTGCTAGCGCCTGGTGAGCTGGGCGggacaggggcagggggaggggtcaCGTGGCTCCATGTCCCACCAGCTGGGACCTGGAGGGTTAGGCTGggcagtaacacacacacacacgcacccccatCCTCTCACAAATACAGGAATCCCCTCCTTGACCAAGGCCTGGGGACTATGGGCCCTCTTAGGGGCTGTGACGCTGTTGCTTCTCATCTCACTGGCTGTGCACTTATTCCAATGGACTAGTGGCTGGAGCAGGAACCATCCGGGACAGGGACGGTGAGTGGGGGGCAATAGAGATGGGTTGATCGAGCGTTCCCCCTTACCAACAAGCACCCTCTCATCCCCTAAACTCTGTGTTGCAGGCCTGGAGAGTCTGCGGAAGAGGTCCCTCTGTACGGGAACCTGCATTATCTACAGACAGGTAGGAAGCTTTCAGAGGGTAGGGGCACAGTGGCCAGGGTGCAGGGGGAGGAACAAGAAGTGACCAGATTCCTGTTCCCTGTCCTAGGACGACTGTCTCAAGAACCGGGGCCAgaccaacagaatccaacacctgGAGGCCCTGCCAGGGTGAGTCAGTTGTGGCTgaagaagaggggagggaaggtagTGGGGGATTTTTCAAGGGTCCAGTGAACTTCTAACAGCCTTGCAACTCCAGGCTGCAGAGGAGGTGATGCGCTATACCAGCCTGCAGCTGCGGCCTCCTCAGGGCCGGATCCCCAGCCCTGGAAGCCCCATCAAGTACTCGGAGGTGGTGCTGGACCCTGAGCCAAAGCCCCAGGCCTCGAGCCCCGAGCCGGAGCTCTACGCCTCAGTGTGTGCCCAGACCCGCAGAGCCCGGGCTTCCTTTCCAGACCAGGCCTACGCCAACAGCCAGCCTGCACCCAGCTGAGACAGAGGGCCTGGCACAGTGGGGCATACAACTCCCCCGCCTCCTCTGTTGCCAGGGTTACTGCTACCCTGTCTGGGGCATGACTGTTTCCCAACCACCCCCTAAAGACAGGCAGCCATTGCTTAGTCACAGGAGTTATGCTCCCCGAACTTCCTATCTGAGCTGTGAGGGAGACATCTCAGAGGAATGGCAGGCCCCCCGTTTCTTGAGGGTGGAGGAAGCAAAGGCAGTGGCCCCGTCTCCaccgtttttttccctctatctaTTCCTCTCAACCCCCAAACTCCCAGGTCCTCACTCCTTCCGGAGCTTAACCCGATCCTCCCCACTCTGGCTGCCTCTTAGTCTACCCCTGACACCACAGTGTCTCCTCAGACACAAgaagtgggggcgggggggggggtaagAGTCTGAGAGGACACAGATGGGCATCCTCCTCAGGAGCCCACAAGCTGGAGGGGTCCTGGAGCTCAGTGACCTGAGAAACCCAAGCCTGGTCTCTGACTTGAGAACCCTGGCAGAATACCAGTCTCCATCCTGCCATCTCTGTTATGTGcccaagtttttaaataaaacttctgaaaaagtGTTTAGATTTCACCTAGAAAGCCACACACCTGCAACAGGCCCCACATGGTGGGGCGGTGACCTCTGCTCTCTGCACAGAGCACTTCTGGGAGCGTCTACCTGGGAAAGAGGGGCCAAGAAGGGCCGCAGCATCAGTGATGCAGGGGTGGGTGCTACGGGTGGAGGCCGGAGCCCAGCTGCTGCGGGAACGTCCCCAGGATTTGCACACAGAGCCTCCCCACTCCCATCACCTGCGGTCTGCAAGTTTCCCACCCTCTGACCTACTTTCCCCAGGGCCATCATACACAGCCTGAGGGCTGGGCCATTTTCCCCTACAGCCTCTGTAGATCTCTTGACAGACCCTACTGAGGTTTGAGCAGAAAAAAAGGGGAAGCTGAGGCTTTTACTTCCAAACTTCTCTCCTTCCTACTTAGAGTCCCAGAGAAAATCACAGAGAAGGGAACCTTGAGCCTGAGACCAGCATGGTGGTCCCAATGAGAAGGGCGACACGCCTCTCCACGCACACACAATAACCCAAATGCCCCAGGGTTCCTGGACCTCTGAGGACCCCCAACCTGGGCCTCCCCAAAAGAGGCCCCGGTCGCGGTTAACAGCTGGGGCTGTGTGGGAGGGAAGATGACTTTGGGGGTGGGCACCGGATGAGGGGAACCGCGGGCAGCGGGATGTGGGGTTCTGAGGGCTGCGGCGCTACAGACGGCTCAACGTGTCCGCGGCCTGGGAGACGTGACGCCCTGACCTTGGAAGAAGCAAGGGGTCCCGCCAACCTCCTGGGACGAGCCGGGAGCCGCAGCCGAGGTCTTAAACGCCGCCAAGTTAGGAAGCCGACCTCCGCTCCCCGATCTCCCTCTCCCCGCGGGCTTCCGCGGCGCCCGAACCAAGCCCCGAGCGCCCCCGCCTGGTGCGACGCGGCCTCGTCACCACCTCTGCGCAGGCGTAATGCTGCCCTGCCCACAGCATGCTGGGAGATGTAGTCCAGACCGTGCGGGGCTGACCCCGAAAGTCTCCCGGGGCTTCTCGAAGCACTGGCCGTGTAGCTCTCAGAGCTGCCGCCTCCCCCGTTCGCGGAACCTAGCGGACTCACTCTGTCTGAAGCTGGGTGCTATTTGAACTTTGTTCTCCTTCCAGTTCTCGAGGCCTGGACCCTCTGCCTTCCCCCTCCTACAACCCTTGAGTTTTTCTTACCGTCTTATCTCGCCTATCACCGAGGCTCGTGCCCTAGCCTAGGCCCTCAGGACTGAACGCCAGGACTGTGGCAACTTACTAATTGGTCCCTGAGTCTAGGAAATAAGTCGGGGCAGCCAGATCCGCCTCAGACACCCTTGCCACATCTCGCTAGCTGATCAACTCGTCTCACGAAATACCTGGTAGTTCTCGCCCCTTCCACAGCTCCAGGTGCTTTCCCTAGCAGCCTACCTTCCCTCACTGGTGTCTGTTTCCAGCCAGAAGGAGAGCCCTGTCCTCGGCAAATTCCCAGGGGCGAATCCTTAGGGGAAGCCACCAGGGCccgcgggggtgggggtgtggcccCGCGTTCCCCCTCTTCCTGAGATTCCGGCTGGGAGAACAGGGTTACGCTCAAGGCTCAAGATGCAAAGAGTCAGGGTCTTTGGGTCGTCAAAGGCTCAATGATAGGAAGTTCTTAAGGAATTACTTATAGGTGGGGAAGGGCCTCGAAGGCCCTTCAGTCAAGGCCCCTCCAACGTTGACCTTGCTCTGCACTGTCAAGATAACTCTAAACTTACAAGCTGGTTTTGTCTACAAAGGAGGGAAACAAAGCTGGGACACGGAGAGAGACCAAGTCTTAATGACTTCATTTGAAACCTTGAATCCAGCCATGCCCAGAGCTAGACCCGCCTACTGAACTTTTTGGTTATGTAAGCTAATACAGTCCCTTTTTTGCTTAAGTCAGACTAAGTTAGATTTTCTAACTCTTCCAACCACGAGTTCTGACTAATTCTGTGGGGAAAGACCAGCTGACCAAGGCCAGCTGAAGATGCTAAACCTCATTGCTCAACTCCTCCACCAGCCACCCTCCTCTGATTTAATACTTGAATGTGCTATCATGCCATTTGACCCTAAGAAATTTCTGCATACTATGTGAGTTAACCTAGCCTCTTGCCAAGCTTTTACATTTCTATAGAATTGTATAGCTGGAAGGAGGCTGACAGATCTGACCCAAACTTTTACCCACTGCAGGAACCACACTGTGAGCTTCTTCTTAAACACTCCCAGAGATTCGGAGCTCACTACCTTACCAAATGCTGCTTTCCTATCTTTtttattgagacttttttttttttggcgggggggagTAATATCTGCTTGCATGTTACTTTTCACCAATTCTGCCTCCTAAGCTACAGGCATAAAATCAGTCTTCTTCCTCCTGTACATGGCAGCCCTGGAAGAATTGGAAGCCAGCCTTGCTGGATGGCCTaagccttttttccccccttcttccCTGGAAGAGCTTTCTAAGGTTCCTTTTACAGTTCTTTTATAGACCATATTTGCAGCCTACTCATCCTTCCCATTGTTTCACTTGACTAGAATCTCTCTTAAAGTGTGGTGCTAAGAAGGGAATATAATACTGGCAGCAACAGTGGGGAGCCATCTCTTTATTGGGCACTAAATCTACAGGGACTTTGTTGATAAGGAATACACTCATTTAGCCTAGCTTAAGTAAAGGGGTGTTTATTGTAAGGAAACCTGGGGTAATTAAGAGACTGGATGGAATGGGAATCCCAGAACAGTGGCTATGATCTGACTGGGCCTGTGCAGACTGTTATTGGATCTCAGATCTTGGCATCACTGGGGACCTTGGGACAGGAGGATGTGGGTCTTCACACTCCTGCTCCTCCAGTCCTGTGACTCAGATTCTCCGTCTctgcctcttttatttatttcccaaTTTCTTCCCACTTTGCTAATTTGCATCAGCATCCCTTAATGTATATTCTCTACTtcatgcttctgtttcctcacaaCAGCTTTGTATGTCCTCCTCTGTCTCATAACCTCAGTTAAATGTTTATAGGAATAGTGTGAGcacatgataaaaaaaatcaaatacatctGAAGGGTAtacaacagtggttctcaaccagaagTGACTGTACCCTCCAAGGTTTATTTGGCAATATCCGgagacatttttggctgtcacaaTTGGAGAGGGAGTGCTATTGGTCtatagtgggtagaggccagggatgccactAAACACACAGATCAGCCAATCTCAACAAAGAATTTCTGGCCGCAAAAGTTAAAAATGCCAAAGTTGAGAAATCctagaagagggggaaaaagcaaagtaaaaggtTATAGTTCCCAGAGGCACCTACTATTAATGGCTTCTGTTTTTAAGTCTTTTCGTGAATATCACTATATCTGTCAATAATACCTAGACTACCCAGAGCGAGGGGATTCTGGGCATGTGGCCACCCTACAGAAGCTTCCACACCCCCCAACAGCTCCCAGCTATAGGtgatgaactttttttaaaaaagttaattaatttatttttggctgcgttgggtcttcattgctgcacgcgggctttctctagttgaggcagtggggactactcttcgtcgcggtgcgtggacttttcgttgcagtgacttctcttgttggggagcacgggctctagagcacaggctcagtagttgtggcgctcgggcatagttgccccgcggcatgtgggatcttccctgaccagggctcagaacccatgtcccctgcattggcaggcggattcttaaccactgcaccaccagggaaatccctaggtGATGAGCTTTACGTGGGCTCTGCTGAACTCCTGGCTGAGAGAATTCCCTGCAGACAAGTTTCTGGAGAACAGTCTCAGAGCTAAGAGCAAAGACCTTCAGGAAGGCAGCAAGTCCCAGAAACAGCCTGCTTCCCAGGAACAATGAATGGCTTTACTGAGTTTCCCTGACTCTCCAAAAAACTCATGGTGGATTGACTTTCTCAGCCCTTGAGGCTGGGAGAATGCAAAcaaaccagagggcagagagaccagctggaggaaACAGATGAACCTCTGACTGAAAAAATGAGAGCCTGGAGGAGGTATGTGTGAAGCTCAAACACAAAGGATTTCCCTGAACATGAAAATGTGATATCAGAATTAAAAATGTCCATagataaatcaaaggagaggaTAGTCACTGATAAAACTCAAAAACAGATCTAGAAAATCAAATAGATGAAATATCTCAAAGCATGGAACAAAAATATGCAGATGCAAATCATGTGGTGAAAGATGGAAATTGGAACAGACCCAGGAGACTTAACTGCAAATTCTGAGTtcctggagaaaaaggaacaggaGAGGAGTGGTCATAGTTAAATAATAGATGAAATTTCCCTAAGCTGAAGAAAGACTCAAGTTACAGACTGGATTGGTAGGAAAAGACACACACTTATGAAGGCAGTcgaaaggcacaaacttccagttataagataaatactagggatgtcatgtacagcatGATAACTGTAACTAACACTGCTGcacgttatatatgaaagttgcgAAGAGAGTAATCCTGAGTTCCTAGTACAGGAAAaacatgtttttctatttctttaattttatatccgtatgagatgatgaatgttcactaaacttattgtaatAATCATTCATGATGTATGTTAATCAAATCttgatgctgtacaccttaaacttatgagtgctgtatgtcaattatatctcaataaaactagaagaaaaaaactacacACTTAGCCACATACAGGTTAAAATTCCTAAGCTCTAAGGATATGAGAACTCTTACACATATGCAGGGAAAATGAAAGTTCTTTCTTCTTATCTGCTACCGTGGAAGTTAAAAGACAGCAGAACTGAATTTGAGTTAATGAGAGAAAAGGCCTGCGACCCAGAACcagccaagaaagaaagaaagatatttgAAGATTTGCAATAATCACTCAGTAGCTCATCTGAGAAATACTTTTAAGAGAAGACTCTAATGAAACAACAAATGAATCAGAACAGACTTCAAGATAGGGGAAgatgaagagaagaggaaagaaagcagtGGGGAGCAACGAACCatgatctatgtatttatatctatatctctatgtATTTATAACgtgtaataaaaatgctaaataagGACGCTTGGAACAGATGGAACACACTGTGAGGGAAATTCTAATAATGActaaattatctcaataaaactctGGAATCAGGTAGTGGAGATAAGGGGAAGGTAAGTGTTCTAGCACTTAAGTGGCGAGGGGTTGGGAGgatgaaagagagagggaggggtagTGAAAATCATCTAAAGACCATATCTTATTCGGGTGTAGAGGAAGTAGAAGATAAATCGAGTAGGATGGAAATAGCTGTTCTGGGTTCACACACTAGGAGAGTCATGTGTGCCTATATAGAGAGCAGGGCAAAGGATAGTAACTATTAGTAGAATGATGAACTCCAAATAACAAGGGGGGAAATGGGACGAACGGCCATTCATTCAATCCAGCAaaggtaaagaaaagaagaattcacaacaatgttaaatttaaaaacaagaaagatggAAATAAATCAAATACATCACTCATTACAGTAAACACAATCCAGCAAaggtaaagaaaagaagagtTCACAACAatgttaagaaatttaaaaacaagtaagATGGAAATAACAAATCAAATACATCACTCATTACAGTAAACATGAGTGGACTGAATTCTTCCATTAAAAGTCTGTCAGACTTGGTTATAAATCAAATTCTGGtccatattatttaaaagaaacacacttaaagtgatgaagaaactttcaaaataaagatGTGGGAAAGGGATACTAGGCAGATAAACAGAAAACCGCGGTAATGCTGATATCCAACAAAGGGAATTTAAGTTTCAGGCTGAAACTGGTGTGAGGACTGCTTAGAAAGCGGTAGGAGAGAACTTTTGGGGTGCTGGGAatcttctgtatcttgactgtggtggtggttacatgaccaAATACATTTAGCAAAACTCATAGGATTGtaatttaaaattgataaaatttaatgtatgtaaaaaactttaatatatatataaattgcaaTACAGTAAAGCTggttttaaaaagtgacaaaatTACTGTGCTCGCAAAATttaaatgctgaatgaaaaaatagTGTAATACCAGAAACCATCTCAATTACCCTGTatcatataatatattatatcCCTGAAATACCATAAAGATAGCaagcttttaaaaagagaggTAAAATAAAGGGAATAGttatttcaaaaaattagaaaaatagcaaggaaagaaaccaaaagtaatcaggaaataacaaaagctgacatgaatgaatggaaacaaacaaaaatactaagaagcacaaattttttaaaagttctttaaaagtgctaataaaatagaaaaacttcTTGCAAGCCCAAgcgaggagaaaaaaagagagagtaaaaatagaaaacattagttatgagaaagaaaacattattacAGTTAGAAGAGAGaattaaagaattattaaaaagtgCAACTTAAAATTACTCAgcaaacaatttgaaaatttagaggaaatggatacatttcaggaaaaatataaattaccaaaattgacccaaagaaagaggaaaggttgaATGGTTCAACTGATCTTAGAAAAAACTAGAATAGAAAGGTAATTAGGGATCTACTTTTGGAAAAGACTGCGTTCAGTTGGTGCCACAGCTGAGCTTTATCTAACATTCAATGAGGGTAATTTCCATGCCATTTAAACTTgtcatagaaaaagaagaaaagctcctATATTTAATACATAGAGCCAGCATAATAACTTAATACTGTTCCTAATAAAAACTCTAAGTAAAAAAGAATACTGCTTAAATATATCAGACTTTTTACTAAATAGCAAGTACTGTTCTTAATAGTGAAACACTAAAatcactttattaaaataaaaatgtagacagAAATGTAGcctgttattatcctcattgtTTAACGTATCTTGAAAGTTTTATCAAATGCAGTAAGACAAAGGAATGAATTGTTATGATTATCTGAGAaattataaagctttttttttttgctgatatGATTATATTATCAAAAAATTCCagactagtaaaaaaaaaaactagtaaaaaGGCAATACAATTTGGAAAGTTGACTGGATAcaagataaatataatgaaaacaaattgcTTTTTTCCTATTCTAGCAataagcatcttttcaaattgaaaatggggaaatattcaattcagttataaaattataaaattcttggATAATAACAATTATAGTCACCATAATGCCATGCACTCTTCTAAGCAATCCTCACAACACCCTCTTGAGATCAATTACtattatcattcttattttacagaaaagaacactgaggaacagagagattaATTGATTTACCCCAGATCACTGGCTGGTAACATGTTAAGTGTTCAGATTTGAATCCTGGCAGCTGGCACTGAGACTACCCTTGTAACCACTATGATACagtatgtaaattttttaaaaattgagatataattgacatataacatcatattagtttcaggtgtacaatatgactcgatatttgtatatattgagaaatgattaccacagtacctctagttaacatccatcactgcatatagttacatttttttttgcttgtgatgagaacctttaagatctactctgttaATAAGAACCTCTGTATaacacagggacctctactcaatactatgtaatgacctatatgggaatagaacctaaaaaaaagtgtatatatgtatatgcataactgatacactttgctgtacagcagaaactattgtaaatcaactgtactccaataaaaattaatttaaaaaaactactctcttagtaacttgttttttaataaatttatttatttatttttggctgcattgggtcttcgttgctcgggctttcgctagttgcggtgagagggggctactcttcgttgcagtgcacgggcttctcattgtggtggcttttcttgttgcggagcatgggctctaggcgcgtgggcttcagtagttgtggcatgagggctcagtagttgtggcgcacgggcttagttgctccgtggcatgtgggatcttacccgaccagggcttgaacccctgtcctttgcattggcaggcggattattaagcactgtgccatcagggaagtctgtaacttttaaatatacaatacaatattattaactatagtcaccatgctgtacattacattcccaggacattttttttttatgactggaatttttatagtatgtaaatttAGTCAAGAATTCACTTCATATGTACTCATATGAAGAAAGTTATACAATATAATTAAAAGATACAAAGCAAAAGTAGGACAAACAAGagagcttcccaggtggcgcagtggttgagagtccgcctgccgatgcaggggacacgggttcgtgccccagtcctgaAAGAtggcacatgccgcggagcggcttgggcccgtgagccatggccgctgagcctgtgcgtccggagcctgtgctccgcaacgggagaggccacaacagtgagaggcccgcgtaccgcaaaaaaaaaaaaaaaaaaaaaaagacttcatatGTACTCATATTAAGAaagttatataatataattaaaagaTACAAAGCAAAAGTGGGACAAACAGAAAATGCAACCATCTCTTTGGCggtgaaagtgctgaatcctaaccactagatcaCCGGGGAACTCCCTcaaccctccctcttcccttcccttggaAGGGAagataaaatatcagaaaaaaatgtcaatgCTTCCAAAATTAAAGTATACCATTAAGATAGTTCCAATTTGTATCTCAAAGAAGAGTcaaggacaaatattttaaaagaaaaagagaaatttgccTTACCAAACATCAGAACATGCTCTAAGACCACTTAAATCAATAAGTAAAAGGGAATCAATAGGTAAACAGGAATCCCAAACTAGGTGTTTGTGTATAAGGGAACATGGCAATTCAATTCATTGGAGAAAGGATGATATAATAAGAAATGGTCCTGGAACAGGAGGCCGTCCTTACTGAGAGAGGAAGCTGGGCTGGGACTGTGTACCAGCTGGGCTTTTGTTCCAGAGCAGTGGCACCTGGTCAGGGAGGGCACAGCTTCTCTTGCAGGACACTCACAGCATCACAGCTGGAGGTAGTGAGAGACTGACTGGGCTTCCAGGCTGTCTTCATGGGTCTGGCTTATCCCTGCCCTCCCACTTTCCATTCGCCTTGcctccccagctgcctgcccTGCAGACTCCAAACTCCAGCATCAGAAGCAAAGATAATGACCTTTCACAGACCGTTTAACTAGTTCTTATAAGTGCATTAATTGGGTAAGGGCAATTTCCTGTAACAAATctctgaattgaaaaaaaattatgtgcatgtacgtatatgtgtacacatacccTAATGGTCTACTTCTCTGCgccattttttattgagatataataacattgtgtaagtgtaaggtgtacaatgtgttgatgtGATACATTTATATGCTGCATTATGCTTACCACCATGGTTAGCTAACACcgctatcatgtcacataattgtcatttcttttatgtGGTGAGAACAGTTTGAGCCTTGACTGGCATACTAGATGAAGGACATGTAAGTATTCATTGTATTATTCTTCCAAGTTTCCTCTAGGCTtcgaattttcaaaataaaattctggggggagaaaaagaatacaaatgatcTAACATCAAAAGAAGAGCAAATCCAACTGGTTAACAAACATGAAAGTATGTTCAAATTCACTAGGAGTCAGGGACATGCAATTTAAAGTAATAAGGAGGTACCACTTTACGTCCATGCTGGAAAACTGGGGCTCAAAGCCATTGGGAAACGCTGAGAGCCAGTGTAGACCATGTGCCCTCAGTTAGCCCCCCAG
This region of Delphinus delphis chromosome 6, mDelDel1.2, whole genome shotgun sequence genomic DNA includes:
- the SIT1 gene encoding signaling threshold-regulating transmembrane adapter 1, with the translated sequence MPATLASVPAGLSRSDNYTDLLAPGIPSLTKAWGLWALLGAVTLLLLISLAVHLFQWTSGWSRNHPGQGRPGESAEEVPLYGNLHYLQTGRLSQEPGPDQQNPTPGGPARAAEEVMRYTSLQLRPPQGRIPSPGSPIKYSEVVLDPEPKPQASSPEPELYASVCAQTRRARASFPDQAYANSQPAPS